In the Leptolyngbya sp. SIO1E4 genome, one interval contains:
- the fghA gene encoding S-formylglutathione hydrolase — translation MTSNAITLTAHQRSFGGWQNVYRHRSTVLGCDMNFAVFLPPQAETQSCPVVYWLSGLTCTEQNFITKAGAQQYAAHHGIIIVAPDTSPRGCDLPGEDDSWDFGTGAGFYVNATQMPWAKHYHMYDYVVDELPAAIAANFPIQATHQGIMGHSMGGYGALMIALRNPGRFKSVSAFAPIVAPSQVPWGQKAFSHYLGDSMEDWLAYDPTHLVKEAAERLPLLIDQGQADSFLMEQLQPEKFAEACQAVNYPLTLRMQSGYDHSYYFIASFMGDHMAHHAAALS, via the coding sequence ATGACCTCTAATGCCATAACCCTGACCGCCCACCAGCGTAGCTTTGGCGGCTGGCAAAATGTTTATCGTCACCGCTCCACTGTGTTGGGGTGTGACATGAACTTTGCGGTTTTTCTGCCCCCACAGGCTGAGACGCAGTCCTGTCCTGTGGTGTATTGGCTCAGTGGCCTTACCTGTACTGAGCAGAACTTTATTACTAAAGCCGGGGCCCAGCAGTATGCGGCGCACCATGGCATTATCATTGTCGCACCTGACACGAGCCCACGGGGGTGTGATCTCCCTGGCGAAGACGACAGTTGGGACTTTGGCACCGGAGCCGGATTTTATGTAAATGCCACTCAAATGCCCTGGGCTAAGCACTATCACATGTATGACTATGTGGTGGATGAGCTGCCAGCGGCGATCGCGGCCAACTTCCCTATTCAGGCCACCCACCAAGGCATCATGGGTCACTCGATGGGGGGCTATGGTGCCCTGATGATTGCATTACGCAATCCTGGTCGCTTCAAGAGCGTGTCGGCCTTTGCTCCGATTGTGGCCCCATCTCAGGTGCCGTGGGGGCAAAAGGCCTTTAGCCATTATTTGGGTGACTCTATGGAAGATTGGCTGGCCTATGACCCCACCCATTTAGTCAAAGAGGCTGCAGAACGGCTGCCCCTTTTAATCGATCAAGGTCAGGCAGACTCATTTTTGATGGAGCAACTACAGCCAGAAAAATTTGCGGAGGCCTGCCAAGCAGTGAATTATCCCCTGACCCTTAGAATGCAGTCTGGATACGATCATAGTTATTATTTCATCGCGTCTTTCATGGGTGATCATATGGCGCATCATGCAGCGGCTCTGTCGTAG
- the recJ gene encoding single-stranded-DNA-specific exonuclease RecJ, protein MPDQRWFIHPALKGEAQWLAQNIGLSPLLAQVLLNREIQTPAAALEFLDPETLLLPSPLDEFPDLAQSVELLVQAIELQEKIAICGDYDADGMTSTALLMRALRFLGANVDYAIPSRMQEGYGINNRIVEEFYAEGVSLILTVDNGIAAVEPIAYARELGLTVIVTDHHDIPPEIPPAHAILNPKLIAEESPYCGVAGVGVAYILAICLAQALGQTQDLTAPLLELFTLGTIADLAPLTGVNRRWVRRGLKLLPKSRIIGVQALIQVAGLGEQDKALKPEDIGFRLGPRINAVGRISDPQIVIEMLTTDDVGIALERAMQCEQANQTRREMCDRIEAEAIAWCEAQQQTGGVDLQRDRVLLIVQPDWHHGVIGIVASRLVERYGVPVFIATYEDDAQKEIRGSARGIPEFNVFDALQSCHDLLPKFGGHKAAGGFSFPAKHLRQVKSRLVNFANLTLQPEHLKPLVTVDVRASLADLTYDLHDQIDALHPCGIDNPDPIFWTPNVRVVEQRSIGKTKAHLKLAVSEEEGSPVEAIAWRWGAYCPLPNHLDIAYKLKLNEWQGNTTVQLELVGVRPSTQVTPPRSQVRTAPARTAIASTLKLPFETSPPPTSQPQSAPPLPEPSQSPESEASSEPQLPAPPASSEADAAYTTAPIPAPDASLLPAPLTQADFFYSRRRYLARIFTKGNSRELQIHNPEGQILVVLLPERQGYLCIPGEAARPVDVSEAYYFNLIRAGLGALELRQKSHLLIEKDELLSEKDQHIATLTQQVRLLEAKLGQLSSAQQKQFQVLQAEVKVQETAIQSQEAHIATLQEQMSQPAPTLDPKAIKQQVRAAVGDTVWFCLQTQSQKDLYAAYKHAALSTTQGTDARFADYSEAGLRLGFVTEREVIQPLFEDLYSFLIHNGGPELGGIQFDPGRQYTLGMAAPLIADQWQSVRSQALKSTTYPGDQEIYFTARAKQPLSLGDRALLEEFFEQWEHPMGQWFSNHPEAVASTLDQISKFRNLSAHATSPLYVWTFDLMREQVVGSEHQRGLFQHIYGTG, encoded by the coding sequence ATGCCAGATCAGCGGTGGTTCATTCACCCTGCCCTAAAAGGGGAAGCCCAGTGGTTGGCCCAAAACATTGGGTTGTCCCCGTTACTCGCTCAGGTTTTACTCAATCGAGAGATTCAAACGCCTGCGGCAGCACTAGAATTCTTGGATCCTGAAACGCTGCTATTGCCCTCGCCGCTGGATGAGTTTCCAGACTTGGCCCAGAGCGTTGAGCTGCTAGTTCAGGCGATCGAGCTGCAAGAAAAGATTGCTATCTGTGGCGATTACGATGCCGATGGCATGACCAGCACCGCCCTGTTGATGCGGGCACTGCGGTTTTTAGGCGCAAATGTAGACTATGCCATTCCCAGCCGCATGCAGGAAGGCTATGGCATTAATAACCGCATCGTAGAGGAATTTTATGCAGAAGGGGTTAGCCTGATCCTCACGGTAGATAACGGCATTGCAGCGGTAGAGCCGATCGCCTATGCCCGCGAGCTAGGGCTCACGGTAATTGTGACCGATCACCACGACATCCCCCCCGAGATTCCGCCCGCCCATGCCATTCTCAATCCTAAATTAATCGCAGAAGAATCTCCCTATTGCGGCGTGGCTGGGGTCGGTGTGGCTTACATCCTCGCAATTTGCCTGGCCCAGGCTCTGGGGCAGACACAAGACCTCACGGCCCCTCTGCTGGAACTATTTACCCTGGGCACTATTGCCGATCTGGCCCCCCTCACAGGGGTCAACCGGCGTTGGGTGCGTCGGGGGCTGAAGTTGCTCCCCAAATCCCGCATCATTGGCGTGCAAGCCTTGATTCAAGTGGCGGGGTTGGGGGAGCAAGACAAGGCGTTGAAACCAGAGGACATTGGTTTTCGGCTAGGGCCACGGATCAACGCGGTGGGGCGTATTAGCGATCCGCAAATTGTGATTGAAATGCTCACCACCGATGACGTCGGGATTGCCCTGGAGCGAGCCATGCAGTGTGAACAGGCAAATCAAACCCGGCGGGAAATGTGCGATCGCATCGAGGCTGAGGCGATCGCCTGGTGTGAGGCGCAGCAGCAAACCGGGGGGGTAGATTTACAGCGCGATCGAGTGCTGTTGATTGTGCAGCCCGATTGGCACCACGGCGTCATTGGCATTGTTGCCTCACGCCTGGTCGAGCGCTATGGAGTCCCTGTCTTCATCGCCACCTATGAAGACGACGCACAAAAAGAAATTCGCGGATCGGCACGGGGCATCCCTGAATTCAACGTCTTTGATGCCCTGCAAAGCTGCCATGACCTGCTGCCTAAATTTGGCGGTCACAAGGCTGCAGGGGGGTTTTCGTTTCCTGCGAAGCATTTGCGCCAGGTCAAGTCGAGGTTGGTGAATTTTGCCAACCTTACCCTGCAGCCCGAACACCTGAAGCCTTTGGTTACAGTGGATGTGCGAGCATCTTTGGCGGATCTCACCTACGACTTACACGATCAAATTGATGCCTTGCACCCCTGCGGTATTGACAACCCTGACCCTATTTTTTGGACGCCGAATGTGCGAGTGGTGGAGCAGCGGTCCATTGGCAAAACCAAAGCCCATTTAAAGTTGGCGGTCAGCGAAGAGGAAGGCTCCCCAGTTGAGGCGATCGCCTGGCGCTGGGGGGCCTATTGCCCGCTCCCCAATCACCTGGATATTGCTTACAAACTCAAATTGAACGAATGGCAAGGAAACACTACCGTGCAGCTAGAGCTGGTCGGGGTGCGCCCCTCTACTCAAGTAACCCCGCCGCGATCGCAGGTTCGCACGGCACCGGCCCGTACTGCGATCGCCTCCACCCTCAAACTTCCCTTCGAAACATCCCCACCCCCTACCTCGCAGCCACAGAGCGCCCCCCCTCTCCCGGAGCCCTCCCAGAGTCCTGAGTCTGAAGCTTCATCAGAGCCTCAGCTTCCGGCACCTCCCGCTTCATCCGAAGCAGACGCCGCTTACACGACGGCTCCAATTCCGGCTCCAGACGCCTCCCTTCTGCCTGCTCCCCTGACCCAAGCAGACTTCTTCTATAGCCGTCGCCGCTACTTAGCCAGGATTTTCACCAAGGGCAACTCTCGCGAGTTACAGATCCACAACCCAGAAGGGCAGATATTGGTGGTGCTGCTGCCCGAACGGCAGGGCTATTTGTGCATTCCCGGCGAAGCAGCTCGTCCAGTTGATGTCAGCGAGGCCTACTACTTCAACCTGATCCGGGCAGGGTTAGGCGCATTAGAACTCCGGCAGAAGAGCCACCTGCTGATAGAGAAAGACGAGCTGTTATCGGAAAAAGATCAGCATATCGCCACCCTTACCCAGCAGGTAAGGCTGCTGGAGGCCAAGCTAGGGCAGCTATCCTCAGCGCAGCAAAAGCAATTTCAAGTGCTGCAAGCGGAGGTGAAGGTACAAGAAACCGCAATTCAGAGCCAGGAAGCTCATATTGCCACCCTTCAGGAGCAGATGAGCCAACCTGCACCGACCCTTGACCCCAAAGCCATTAAGCAACAGGTGCGGGCTGCCGTGGGCGATACGGTTTGGTTTTGCCTGCAAACCCAGAGCCAAAAGGATCTGTATGCGGCCTATAAACACGCGGCGTTGAGCACAACCCAAGGCACAGATGCCCGATTTGCAGATTATTCAGAAGCCGGGTTGCGGCTCGGGTTTGTCACAGAACGGGAGGTCATACAGCCCCTATTTGAGGATCTTTACAGCTTCTTAATCCACAATGGCGGCCCAGAATTAGGAGGCATCCAATTTGACCCAGGTCGCCAATACACCCTGGGGATGGCCGCCCCGTTGATTGCTGACCAGTGGCAGTCAGTGCGATCGCAGGCTTTAAAGTCCACCACCTACCCTGGCGATCAGGAAATCTACTTTACCGCACGGGCAAAACAACCTCTGAGTTTGGGCGATCGCGCCCTCCTTGAAGAATTTTTTGAGCAATGGGAACACCCCATGGGGCAATGGTTCAGCAACCATCCTGAAGCAGTCGCCAGCACGCTTGATCAAATCAGCAAGTTCCGCAATCTTTCTGCCCACGCCACTTCACCGCTCTACGTATGGACATTCGACCTCATGCGAGAACAGGTGGTAGGCAGTGAACACCAGCGGGGGCTGTTTCAACATATTTATGGGACTGGCTAG
- a CDS encoding DUF1311 domain-containing protein, producing MQRLMQKVYLGVALSCLVAAIAACNTASETAEEPANPADGTVEQPATPSETTAQPQTTEPGETSEPSEPSETTPSTPTSDTPTAQSTTTPVPPLPAECSNPQTQTDMNRCTQAEYAQADAKLNNAYQALKGGVGGQQEEQLISAEQAWLTYRDAYCDFVQSQYAGGSIQPTVYYGCLTQLTSDRTAELEQTKQASMSYEAADQALNAVYQDLQGYLSPEEQEMLTDAQLAWIDYRDLHCAFEGGDTNTCLAQVTETRVGQLQEQLDTRSL from the coding sequence ATGCAAAGACTCATGCAAAAGGTTTACTTAGGGGTGGCCCTAAGTTGCTTGGTGGCTGCGATCGCGGCCTGTAACACGGCCTCGGAAACTGCTGAAGAGCCCGCTAACCCCGCTGATGGCACTGTAGAACAACCGGCTACCCCTTCGGAAACGACGGCTCAACCTCAAACGACTGAACCTGGCGAGACCTCTGAACCCTCTGAGCCTTCTGAAACAACCCCTTCTACACCCACCTCAGACACCCCGACTGCCCAATCGACGACGACGCCTGTCCCTCCGCTCCCAGCTGAGTGCTCTAACCCGCAGACTCAAACCGACATGAACCGCTGCACCCAAGCGGAATATGCGCAGGCTGATGCCAAGCTCAACAATGCTTATCAGGCTTTAAAGGGTGGGGTTGGCGGTCAACAGGAAGAGCAACTGATCTCGGCAGAACAAGCTTGGCTGACCTATCGAGATGCCTACTGCGACTTTGTGCAGTCACAGTATGCAGGGGGTTCAATTCAACCCACGGTGTATTACGGGTGTTTAACCCAACTGACCAGCGATCGCACTGCTGAGTTAGAGCAGACTAAGCAGGCTTCCATGAGTTATGAAGCAGCAGATCAGGCCCTAAATGCGGTGTACCAAGACCTGCAAGGCTACCTGTCTCCTGAAGAGCAAGAAATGCTGACAGATGCTCAACTCGCGTGGATTGATTATCGCGATTTACATTGTGCCTTTGAAGGGGGAGACACCAATACCTGCCTAGCCCAAGTGACCGAAACCCGGGTTGGGCAACTGCAAGAACAACTCGATACGCGTTCCTTGTAG
- a CDS encoding 2TM domain-containing protein, which produces MAERTPPTSQNDLASGNNHYSPEAVQAILSRALEFQSAETYSPQQLQEMAVELNIDPQVLAVAEHDWRSHQAILEKQARKQQKRKRHQRQQWLQYGFGSVLLIGINIATAGTVTWAVFPVIGWGLGVCFDQCNPSSKRETATQLKSELKSDINIRKPT; this is translated from the coding sequence ATGGCTGAACGCACACCTCCTACGTCTCAAAACGATTTGGCTTCCGGTAACAACCACTATTCTCCTGAAGCAGTGCAGGCTATCCTGAGCCGTGCCCTAGAGTTTCAGTCTGCAGAAACCTACTCTCCACAGCAGCTGCAAGAAATGGCGGTAGAACTCAACATTGACCCTCAGGTTTTGGCAGTCGCAGAACACGATTGGAGATCGCACCAGGCAATCCTTGAAAAACAGGCGCGGAAGCAACAAAAACGCAAGCGTCACCAGCGTCAACAGTGGCTTCAATATGGGTTTGGCAGCGTTTTGCTGATCGGCATCAACATCGCGACAGCTGGCACGGTGACATGGGCCGTCTTTCCAGTCATAGGCTGGGGACTGGGGGTTTGTTTTGATCAGTGCAATCCCTCGTCTAAAAGGGAAACAGCCACTCAATTGAAATCAGAATTGAAGTCAGACATCAATATCCGGAAACCCACCTGA
- a CDS encoding transaldolase, with translation MAQSLLEQLREMTVVVADTGDLQAIEQFTPQDATTNPSLITAAAQMPQYHSIVDETLLKAKHEAGSEVSDQAVANLAFKRLAVAFGLKILEIVPGRVSTEVDARLSYDTEATIATARDLIAQYEAAGMSRDRVLIKIASTWEGIKAAEVLEKEGIHCNLTLLFGLHQAIACAEAGVTLISPFVGRILDWYKKETGKDYLPAEDPGVESVTTVYNYYKKFGYTTEVMGASFRNIGEIRELAGSDLLTISPKLLAQLQALEEPLERKLDPSKAATMDIEKITMDKATFDRMHQENRMASEKLDEGIKGFSKALETLEQLLAERLAKLSAGEELVNHAAEDLFSAYDLDGDGFITREEWLGTDAVFDALDIDHDGKVTVEEMNTGLGGAYQLV, from the coding sequence ATGGCACAAAGTTTGTTAGAGCAACTGCGTGAAATGACCGTTGTGGTTGCCGACACGGGGGATTTGCAAGCGATCGAGCAATTCACGCCGCAAGATGCCACGACCAATCCTTCTCTGATTACTGCGGCAGCTCAGATGCCCCAGTATCACAGCATTGTGGATGAGACATTACTCAAGGCAAAACATGAGGCAGGCTCTGAGGTTTCAGATCAGGCTGTGGCGAACCTGGCCTTTAAACGATTGGCGGTGGCGTTTGGGCTCAAGATTTTAGAAATTGTGCCCGGTCGCGTTTCTACAGAAGTGGATGCCCGGCTTTCTTACGACACCGAGGCAACCATCGCAACCGCCCGCGACCTGATTGCCCAATATGAAGCGGCAGGCATGAGTCGCGATCGCGTCCTCATCAAAATTGCCTCCACTTGGGAAGGGATCAAAGCCGCTGAAGTCCTTGAAAAAGAAGGGATTCACTGCAACCTGACCCTGCTATTTGGGTTACACCAGGCGATCGCCTGTGCTGAAGCTGGGGTCACCCTCATCTCTCCTTTTGTAGGCCGCATTCTCGATTGGTACAAAAAAGAGACTGGCAAAGACTATCTCCCGGCTGAAGACCCCGGCGTGGAGTCTGTTACCACGGTCTACAACTATTACAAAAAGTTCGGCTACACCACTGAAGTTATGGGTGCTAGCTTCCGCAACATTGGCGAAATCCGCGAACTTGCAGGCTCCGATTTGCTGACCATTTCTCCTAAGCTGCTGGCTCAACTTCAAGCATTGGAAGAACCCTTGGAGCGTAAACTCGACCCGTCTAAGGCTGCCACGATGGACATCGAAAAGATCACGATGGATAAGGCCACCTTCGATCGCATGCATCAAGAAAACCGCATGGCTTCTGAAAAGCTAGATGAAGGGATTAAGGGCTTCAGCAAGGCGCTTGAAACGCTAGAGCAGCTATTAGCCGAACGCCTGGCTAAGTTAAGCGCTGGCGAAGAGCTTGTAAATCATGCCGCTGAAGATCTCTTTAGCGCTTACGATTTGGACGGCGATGGCTTCATCACCCGTGAAGAATGGCTCGGTACCGATGCTGTCTTTGATGCGCTGGATATTGACCACGACGGTAAGGTCACTGTAGAAGAGATGAACACCGGACTGGGCGGTGCTTACCAACTGGTTTAA
- a CDS encoding TIR domain-containing protein, producing the protein MNPFKDVFISYGRKDSLDFATYLQKRLRQMGYGVWFDFTNIPGGVDYQKQIDDAIEKSDNFLFIISPHATASPYCRKELELALSLNKRIIPIMHVEEISRQTWQQRNPSGTDAAWEAYVATGEHSCFTHLHPEIAKINWNQLIFKGGEQIFNEQAFTALLDILQRQNLYVHHHTVLLSQALAWQRHQKQSHHLLIGKARQQAEDWQSIHFLDQQAPCNPTDLHYEFITESIKNAHNMMTQVFIAHAEADRAIAEQVRRSLMRSGITTWIHYSDVEFGSDFQVEMTQGVEEADNVLFLMSPTAFKSALCQQEIDLALEYNKRIIVMLAGAVDEAEIPDPLKNLHRIDLTDNEIDADYLDDESDLLRVLNKEAAYYTEHKVLLTKALKWQRQNQNPCILLQGYELDHAVNWLKVAQSNANHGPTPLQIEFITASDRQPPGIARDVFISYSRSNSGFARKLNDALQRQGKRTWFDQESIASGADFQQEIYKGIEAANHFLFIISPASIQSQYCADEVGYAASLNKRIVTVLHHPVEQTDLAQHPELAKIQWIDFHAYEGEFTAPLQRLLSTLDTDRGHLQAHTRYLQRAIEWDHSGRKESLLLRGDELDQVETWLKQSQAKEPQATKLQQEFVSTSRTVEEANRQATHILQKAVVRAKRLVAGAIVIGGLAAGGAAWFAQKRIAQAQAQVLNAEIQAQALAVENLMASDQNNQALWKALELGQKIRHLPEDEHNHLDAVTQLRATSVLQEVYYLEGFVVRNTLKGHGDWIYGLSFSPDGSTLATASRDSTVKLWDANTGQELQTLQGHGNWVSGVSFSPDGSILATAGGDDQVKLWDVSSGQELQTLQGHGNWFTRVEFSPDGAILATASGDGTVKLWDANTGQEHKTLQGHNDSVWGVSFSPDGMALATASNDGIVKLWDTSSGQQIHAFEGHRVSVNSVRFSPNGTTLATASHDGTVKLWDASSGQQIHIFEGHENVVRSVSFSPDGTTLVTTSDDRTVQLWDVSSRQRLQTLKSHENWVWSASFSSDGTTLASASHDGTVKLWDVHSGQERQTLEGHGGLVNSVSFSPDGSILASAISDGTLKLWDTRSGQERQTVQGHKHWVTSVSFSPDGSTLASVSNNGTVKLWNADDGQARQTLTGHGDSVWSVSFSPDSTLLATASNDSTVKLWDANSGQERQTLAGHGDSVNGVSFSPDGSILASASSDGTVKLWDTHSGQERQTLAGHATLVRSVSFSPDGAILASASSDGTVKLWDTHSGQERQTLTGHENEVSSVSFSPDGAILASASYDATVKLWDTHSGQERQTLRGHKSLVSGITFLPVQTAEEASYVVASASYDGTVKLWDFDLNDLDDLETLMAKACTWQQDYLRYGNATEAQKAICQEFISLAPIVM; encoded by the coding sequence ATGAACCCCTTCAAAGACGTTTTCATTTCCTATGGACGCAAAGACAGCCTGGACTTTGCCACATATCTGCAGAAACGTCTGCGCCAGATGGGCTATGGCGTTTGGTTCGACTTCACAAATATTCCTGGCGGGGTTGACTATCAAAAACAAATTGATGACGCCATCGAGAAATCGGATAACTTTCTGTTCATCATTTCTCCCCACGCAACGGCCTCTCCCTACTGTCGCAAAGAGCTTGAATTAGCACTCTCCCTCAACAAACGCATAATCCCTATCATGCATGTGGAGGAGATTAGCCGACAGACCTGGCAACAGCGAAATCCTAGCGGCACTGATGCAGCCTGGGAAGCATATGTAGCGACTGGAGAACATTCCTGTTTCACTCATTTGCACCCTGAGATCGCAAAGATCAACTGGAATCAGTTGATCTTTAAAGGGGGTGAGCAGATCTTCAACGAGCAGGCATTTACCGCCTTACTCGACATCTTGCAGCGGCAAAATCTCTATGTCCATCACCATACCGTTCTGCTCAGCCAAGCTTTGGCCTGGCAGCGCCACCAGAAGCAATCACACCATTTACTGATTGGGAAGGCGCGCCAGCAGGCAGAAGACTGGCAAAGCATTCATTTCCTAGATCAACAAGCACCCTGTAACCCGACAGATCTGCACTACGAGTTCATCACTGAAAGCATTAAAAATGCCCACAACATGATGACCCAGGTGTTTATTGCCCATGCCGAGGCAGATCGGGCGATCGCTGAGCAGGTTCGCCGTAGCCTCATGCGATCAGGCATCACAACCTGGATTCACTATAGCGACGTTGAATTTGGCAGTGACTTCCAGGTCGAAATGACCCAAGGGGTAGAAGAAGCCGATAATGTCCTTTTTTTGATGTCGCCCACTGCCTTCAAGTCAGCTCTGTGCCAGCAGGAAATAGACCTTGCCCTTGAGTACAACAAACGCATTATCGTCATGCTTGCTGGGGCTGTGGATGAGGCTGAAATTCCTGATCCGCTGAAGAATTTGCACCGCATTGATTTAACAGATAATGAAATCGATGCCGATTACTTAGATGACGAGAGTGACCTGCTGCGGGTTCTGAATAAAGAGGCTGCCTATTACACCGAACACAAGGTACTGCTAACAAAGGCCCTGAAATGGCAGCGGCAAAACCAAAATCCTTGCATCCTGCTACAGGGTTACGAGTTAGATCACGCCGTGAATTGGTTAAAAGTTGCCCAGAGTAATGCCAACCATGGCCCAACTCCCCTGCAAATCGAATTTATTACCGCTAGCGATCGCCAACCCCCTGGAATTGCGCGAGATGTTTTCATCTCCTACTCCCGAAGCAACTCAGGATTTGCCCGCAAGCTCAATGACGCACTGCAACGGCAAGGCAAACGCACCTGGTTCGATCAAGAGAGCATTGCCTCTGGAGCTGACTTTCAACAAGAGATTTATAAGGGCATTGAAGCCGCCAATCATTTCCTATTTATCATTTCGCCAGCCTCTATTCAGTCGCAATACTGTGCTGATGAAGTGGGATACGCGGCGAGTTTGAATAAGCGTATCGTCACGGTGCTGCATCACCCTGTGGAGCAGACAGACCTGGCCCAGCACCCAGAGTTAGCCAAGATTCAATGGATTGACTTTCATGCCTACGAGGGAGAGTTTACAGCCCCCCTTCAAAGGCTGCTGAGCACCCTGGATACCGATCGTGGGCATCTACAGGCCCATACGCGATATTTGCAGCGGGCGATCGAATGGGATCACAGTGGTCGAAAAGAGAGCCTACTACTACGGGGAGATGAGCTGGATCAAGTCGAAACCTGGCTGAAGCAGAGTCAAGCAAAGGAGCCGCAAGCGACTAAGCTGCAACAAGAATTTGTAAGCACCAGTCGCACGGTAGAAGAGGCTAATCGGCAGGCAACCCACATTCTCCAGAAAGCAGTTGTACGGGCCAAACGGTTAGTAGCCGGGGCCATCGTCATAGGAGGGCTCGCGGCTGGGGGTGCTGCTTGGTTTGCCCAAAAGAGAATTGCCCAAGCCCAAGCTCAAGTCTTGAATGCTGAGATTCAGGCTCAGGCCCTTGCAGTCGAAAACCTGATGGCCTCAGACCAGAACAACCAAGCGCTTTGGAAAGCTCTAGAACTCGGACAGAAGATCAGACACCTGCCTGAAGATGAACATAACCACCTAGACGCCGTGACTCAGTTGCGAGCAACCTCTGTCTTGCAGGAAGTTTATTATTTGGAGGGGTTTGTCGTGCGCAACACCCTCAAAGGCCATGGGGACTGGATCTATGGCTTAAGCTTCTCACCCGATGGCAGCACCCTTGCCACTGCCAGTCGCGATAGCACGGTGAAACTATGGGATGCCAACACTGGTCAGGAGTTACAAACCCTTCAAGGTCATGGCAACTGGGTCTCGGGCGTCAGTTTCTCTCCCGATGGGTCTATCCTGGCCACCGCTGGTGGTGATGACCAGGTAAAGCTATGGGACGTCAGCAGTGGCCAGGAGTTGCAAACCCTTCAAGGTCATGGCAACTGGTTCACGAGAGTGGAGTTTTCCCCCGATGGCGCCATCCTGGCTACCGCTAGCGGTGACGGCACCGTCAAGCTATGGGATGCCAACACTGGCCAAGAACATAAAACCCTGCAAGGTCACAACGACTCGGTCTGGGGTGTCAGTTTTTCCCCCGATGGTATGGCTCTGGCCACCGCCAGCAATGATGGCATCGTCAAGCTATGGGACACTAGCAGTGGCCAGCAGATCCATGCCTTTGAAGGTCATCGGGTTTCTGTGAATAGTGTCAGGTTTTCACCGAATGGCACTACCCTGGCCACTGCCAGCCATGACGGCACTGTCAAGCTATGGGACGCTAGCAGTGGGCAGCAGATCCATATCTTCGAAGGCCATGAGAATGTGGTTCGGAGTGTGAGTTTTTCCCCCGATGGCACCACTCTGGTAACTACCAGCGACGATCGCACAGTGCAGCTTTGGGATGTTAGCAGTAGACAAAGGCTCCAAACCCTCAAGAGCCATGAAAATTGGGTCTGGAGCGCAAGTTTTTCAAGTGATGGCACGACCCTGGCTAGCGCCAGCCATGATGGCACCGTCAAACTGTGGGATGTCCACAGCGGCCAAGAACGCCAAACCCTTGAAGGTCATGGAGGCTTGGTCAATAGCGTCAGTTTTTCTCCCGATGGATCTATCCTGGCTTCTGCCATCAGCGATGGCACCCTGAAACTATGGGATACCCGCAGCGGGCAAGAACGTCAAACCGTCCAAGGTCATAAACACTGGGTCACTAGCGTCAGCTTTTCACCTGATGGCAGCACCCTGGCTTCCGTCAGTAACAATGGCACAGTAAAACTGTGGAACGCTGACGATGGGCAAGCACGCCAGACCCTCACAGGCCATGGAGATTCGGTGTGGAGCGTGAGTTTTTCTCCCGATAGCACCCTCCTGGCCACCGCCAGCAATGACAGCACCGTGAAGCTATGGGACGCCAATAGTGGACAAGAACGCCAAACCCTCGCAGGTCACGGAGATTCGGTCAATGGCGTCAGTTTTTCTCCCGATGGATCTATCCTGGCCTCTGCTAGCAGCGATGGCACCGTGAAACTATGGGACACCCACAGCGGCCAGGAACGTCAAACCCTTGCAGGTCACGCAACCTTAGTTCGCAGCGTCAGTTTTTCTCCCGATGGGGCTATCCTGGCCTCTGCTAGCAGCGATGGCACCGTGAAACTATGGGACACCCACAGTGGCCAAGAACGTCAAACCCTCACAGGTCATGAGAATGAGGTCAGTAGCGTGAGTTTCTCACCGGATGGGGCTATCCTGGCCTCTGCCAGCTATGATGCCACGGTGAAGCTATGGGATACCCACAGTGGCCAGGAACGCCAAACGCTCAGAGGTCATAAGAGTTTGGTCTCAGGCATCACTTTTTTGCCGGTGCAGACAGCCGAGGAGGCAAGCTATGTCGTGGCTTCTGCCAGCTATGATGGCACCGTCAAGCTATGGGACTTTGACTTAAATGACTTGGACGACCTCGAAACGTTGATGGCTAAGGCTTGCACCTGGCAGCAAGATTATCTGCGCTATGGCAATGCAACTGAGGCCCAAAAAGCCATTTGCCAGGAGTTCATTTCGCTTGCCCCCATTGTGATGTAA
- a CDS encoding histidine triad nucleotide-binding protein, giving the protein MSEDTIFGKIIRREIPADIVYEDDLCLAFRDITPQAPTHVLVIPKKPIPKLSDATLADKELLGHLLIAVKTVAEQLEIAEDGYRVVINTGNNGGQTVFHLHIHLLGGRSLQWPPG; this is encoded by the coding sequence ATGAGTGAAGACACCATTTTTGGCAAGATCATTCGTCGCGAAATTCCGGCGGATATTGTCTATGAAGATGATCTCTGCTTAGCCTTTCGTGACATTACGCCGCAAGCGCCAACCCATGTTTTGGTGATTCCCAAAAAGCCCATTCCCAAATTGTCCGATGCGACCCTGGCCGATAAAGAGCTTTTAGGCCATCTGTTGATAGCGGTGAAAACCGTTGCAGAACAGCTTGAGATTGCTGAAGACGGCTATCGCGTGGTGATCAACACAGGGAACAACGGTGGGCAAACGGTCTTTCATCTCCATATACATTTACTTGGCGGGCGATCGCTCCAGTGGCCCCCTGGTTAA